A genomic window from Sphingomonas taxi includes:
- a CDS encoding dienelactone hydrolase family protein, translating into MGSDFAYTGGGVSARGYYAEPATRDIRGAVLVFPEAPGIGGHVRRRVDALAAAGYAALGADLHGRGRLAEGHDEARRWVEALKADPATLIARMEAALAALVARCGVDDRRVALAGYCFGGWCALELARSGAAAGSVTSFHGSVASARGVDGLIGRSVLVCTGDADPFVPADQLAAFGAAVRGVPVDYQLCVYGGVGHGFTDRDAPTMPGFAYDAAADRRSWRSFLHLLDDQMTAADVRTTQ; encoded by the coding sequence ATGGGAAGCGATTTCGCTTATACCGGCGGCGGCGTGTCCGCCCGGGGCTATTATGCCGAACCGGCGACGCGCGACATCCGTGGCGCGGTGCTGGTCTTTCCCGAGGCGCCCGGCATCGGCGGCCATGTGCGACGGCGCGTCGACGCGCTCGCCGCGGCCGGTTATGCCGCGCTGGGCGCGGACCTGCACGGCAGGGGGCGACTGGCCGAAGGGCATGACGAGGCCCGCCGCTGGGTCGAGGCGCTGAAGGCCGATCCCGCGACCCTGATCGCGCGCATGGAAGCGGCGCTCGCCGCGCTGGTCGCGAGATGCGGTGTCGACGATCGACGCGTCGCGCTCGCCGGCTATTGTTTCGGCGGCTGGTGCGCGCTCGAACTGGCGCGCTCGGGCGCGGCGGCGGGCAGCGTCACCTCGTTCCACGGCTCGGTCGCCAGCGCGCGCGGCGTCGACGGCCTGATCGGCCGGTCCGTGCTGGTCTGTACCGGCGATGCCGATCCGTTCGTGCCGGCCGACCAGCTTGCTGCATTCGGCGCCGCGGTGCGCGGCGTGCCGGTCGATTACCAGCTGTGCGTCTATGGCGGGGTCGGCCACGGCTTCACCGACCGCGACGCACCGACCATGCCGGGCTTCGCCTACGACGCCGCCGCCGACCGGCGATCCTGGCGATCCTTCCTGCATCTGCTCGACGACCAGATGACCGCTGCCGACGTGAGGACGACGCAATGA
- a CDS encoding SDR family NAD(P)-dependent oxidoreductase: MTSFDGQTILITGAATGIGRATARKLADLGARLVIVDLDGDGAVAAAASLPGDARGYRCDVRSDADVDALRAVVLAECGGVDVLVNNAAKPPVTGPLADTDIEVWRDALDVNVLGYVRMIRAFLPHMVARGTGRIVNTASGLALLPDPPTRFMGPYIASKGAQLAMSYAFAHALEDTGVTLSVFCPGLTATSDRPGGPPPAGVGAPTLDDFRRGVPARRARPATADHAAQTFVDGLLSGEFLTCSQEGYHSDLVDFASANLDPYSIVRQAQAEAA; the protein is encoded by the coding sequence ATGACGAGTTTCGATGGCCAGACGATCCTGATCACCGGCGCGGCGACCGGGATCGGGCGCGCGACCGCCCGCAAGCTGGCCGATCTCGGCGCGCGTCTGGTGATCGTCGATCTGGACGGCGACGGCGCGGTCGCGGCCGCCGCGTCGCTGCCCGGCGATGCGCGCGGCTATCGCTGCGACGTGCGCAGCGACGCCGACGTCGACGCGCTGCGCGCCGTCGTGCTCGCCGAATGCGGCGGTGTCGACGTCCTGGTCAACAATGCGGCCAAGCCGCCGGTGACCGGGCCGCTCGCCGACACCGATATCGAGGTGTGGCGCGACGCCCTGGACGTCAACGTCCTGGGCTATGTCCGGATGATCCGCGCCTTCCTGCCGCATATGGTCGCGCGCGGCACGGGGCGGATCGTCAACACCGCGTCCGGTCTCGCGCTGCTGCCCGATCCGCCGACCCGCTTCATGGGGCCGTATATCGCCTCCAAGGGCGCGCAGCTGGCGATGAGCTATGCCTTCGCGCATGCGCTCGAGGATACGGGCGTGACGCTGTCGGTCTTTTGTCCAGGCTTGACCGCAACCTCGGACCGCCCCGGCGGACCGCCGCCGGCGGGTGTCGGCGCGCCCACCCTCGACGATTTCCGTCGCGGCGTGCCGGCGCGGCGCGCCCGCCCCGCGACCGCCGACCATGCCGCGCAGACGTTCGTCGACGGGCTGCTCAGCGGCGAATTCCTCACCTGTTCGCAGGAAGGCTATCACAGCGATCTCGTCGACTTCGCCTCGGCCAATCTCGATCCCTATTCGATCGTGCGCCAGGCGCAGGCCGAGGCGGCCTGA
- a CDS encoding carboxymuconolactone decarboxylase family protein: MGRLRYLDNADLAPEFQDIPRMKSNITRAVAHSPKLARLVAGRGMYLRHDSGLDARLRELAILQVGYSTRSAYEWAHHVDVALSFGVTEDDIRAIATETAGETSHLEPLAVAVLAATRTLTDDLILPQPLFDTLAAALPTDQLVDLLVAIGEYNGLVRVMAAIEIDLEPEYVRYLDRFPLASPSISAKES, encoded by the coding sequence ATGGGGCGCCTCCGCTATCTCGACAACGCTGATCTCGCCCCGGAATTCCAGGACATTCCGCGGATGAAGTCGAACATCACGCGCGCCGTCGCGCACAGCCCGAAGCTCGCGCGGCTGGTCGCGGGGCGTGGCATGTACCTGCGCCACGACAGCGGGCTCGACGCGCGATTGCGCGAACTGGCGATCCTCCAGGTCGGCTATTCGACGCGTTCCGCCTACGAATGGGCGCATCACGTCGACGTCGCGCTGTCGTTCGGCGTGACCGAGGACGATATCCGCGCGATCGCGACCGAGACCGCGGGGGAAACCTCGCATCTGGAGCCGCTGGCGGTGGCCGTGCTGGCGGCGACGCGAACGCTGACCGACGACCTGATCCTGCCCCAGCCGCTGTTCGATACGTTGGCGGCGGCGCTGCCCACCGATCAACTCGTCGATCTGCTCGTCGCGATCGGGGAATATAACGGCCTCGTCCGGGTCATGGCGGCGATCGAGATCGATCTCGAGCCCGAATACGTCCGCTATCTCGACCGCTTCCCGCTGGCGTCCCCCTCCATTTCAGCAAAGGAATCCTGA
- a CDS encoding fumarylacetoacetate hydrolase family protein, translated as MTIVDALRADALGELDRAVAGATGDHALADIEFLPVIPNPPKIICIGVNYETHRNEIGRDPSAKPMVFARFPISQVGHGEPMIAPPESGTYDYEGEIAVIIGKPGRRISQADCWDHIAGYAPYNDGSIREWQRHTPQWGPGKNWYKTGAFGPWMTTRGEIADDQDLHLKTRLNGVEVQNAKSSDMIFKIPELIEYCSTFIPLEAGDVIVTGTPGGVGVRREPKLFMKDGDVVEVEITEVGVLSNPIRAEAV; from the coding sequence GTGACCATCGTCGACGCGCTCAGGGCCGACGCGCTGGGCGAACTGGACCGGGCCGTCGCGGGCGCGACCGGCGATCACGCGCTGGCAGACATCGAGTTTTTGCCAGTGATCCCGAACCCGCCCAAGATCATCTGCATCGGCGTGAACTACGAGACGCACCGCAACGAGATCGGTCGCGATCCGAGCGCCAAGCCAATGGTGTTCGCGCGCTTTCCGATCAGCCAGGTCGGTCACGGCGAGCCGATGATCGCGCCGCCCGAATCCGGGACCTACGATTATGAAGGCGAGATCGCGGTCATCATCGGCAAGCCCGGACGGCGCATTTCGCAGGCGGATTGCTGGGACCATATCGCCGGTTACGCGCCGTATAACGACGGCAGCATCCGCGAATGGCAGCGCCATACGCCGCAGTGGGGGCCGGGCAAGAACTGGTACAAGACCGGCGCGTTCGGCCCGTGGATGACGACGCGCGGCGAGATCGCCGACGATCAGGATCTGCACCTGAAAACCCGCCTGAACGGGGTGGAGGTGCAGAATGCCAAGAGCAGCGACATGATCTTCAAGATCCCCGAGCTGATCGAATATTGCTCCACCTTCATCCCGCTGGAAGCGGGCGACGTCATCGTCACCGGCACGCCGGGCGGTGTCGGGGTTCGGCGGGAGCCCAAGTTGTTCATGAAGGACGGCGACGTGGTCGAGGTCGAGATCACCGAGGTCGGCGTCCTCAGCAACCCGATCAGGGCGGAAGCCGTCTGA
- a CDS encoding SMP-30/gluconolactonase/LRE family protein has product MPALLKPAGRIGRDLRRPECVLVAADGTVFVSDARGGVTRIDAMDRCTHLPCPGGATNGVAQRRDGTLILAGIDSGTVHALRPDGSSMPLIDRFDGEPLGAVNFPYCDPRGDLWLTVSTRTVPRSRAIDAPIPDGYVLSLRADGPRLMAQGLCFANELRIDPPMRWAYLAESARGRVVRMAIGADGTLGPAMPFGPDPLFANAIVDGLAWDVEGGLWVTEVTRNALYRIAPDGIAQCLYEDPDASLLDFPASIAFGGPNRRTLYVGSIRMDHVLRFRSPVAGAPMWHHRRDGRR; this is encoded by the coding sequence ATGCCTGCGCTGCTGAAACCCGCCGGCCGGATCGGGCGCGACCTGCGCCGGCCGGAATGCGTGCTCGTCGCCGCCGACGGCACGGTGTTCGTCTCCGACGCGCGCGGCGGCGTGACTCGGATCGACGCGATGGATCGCTGCACGCACCTTCCCTGTCCCGGCGGCGCCACCAACGGCGTGGCTCAACGGCGTGACGGCACGCTGATCCTCGCCGGCATCGACAGCGGCACGGTGCACGCCCTGCGACCCGACGGCAGCAGCATGCCGTTGATCGACCGGTTCGACGGCGAGCCGCTGGGCGCGGTGAACTTCCCCTATTGCGACCCGCGCGGCGATCTCTGGCTCACCGTCTCGACGCGAACCGTCCCGCGCTCGCGCGCGATCGATGCGCCGATCCCCGACGGCTATGTGTTGTCGCTGCGCGCCGACGGCCCGCGGCTGATGGCCCAAGGCCTGTGCTTCGCCAACGAGCTGCGCATCGATCCCCCGATGCGATGGGCCTATCTGGCCGAATCCGCGCGCGGCCGGGTCGTGCGGATGGCGATCGGCGCCGACGGCACGCTGGGCCCGGCCATGCCGTTCGGCCCCGACCCGCTGTTCGCGAACGCCATCGTCGACGGTCTCGCCTGGGACGTCGAGGGTGGGCTATGGGTGACGGAGGTCACGCGCAACGCCCTCTACCGGATCGCGCCGGACGGTATCGCGCAATGCCTGTACGAGGATCCGGACGCGTCGCTGCTGGATTTCCCGGCGAGCATCGCCTTCGGCGGGCCGAACCGCCGCACGCTCTACGTCGGATCGATCCGGATGGACCATGTCCTGCGCTTCCGCAGTCCGGTCGCCGGCGCGCCGATGTGGCACCATCGGCGAGACGGGCGACGCTGA
- a CDS encoding bifunctional 3-(3-hydroxy-phenyl)propionate/3-hydroxycinnamic acid hydroxylase: MNAIYDVAVIGCGPVGATLANLLERQGRRVVLVDQFAEAYPLPRATHIDGEALRILQTAGAADALSPHLGIYRRMRFEDADGAMLIDWPRPVEPGIHGWRDSNRFHQPDLEAALRARAATVAGIDLRLGWTVTGIAQDDDGVTLTTSAPDGALAPIRARYAVGCDGARSRVRQAIGAETRTLAPSERWLVADLILRPDAPDLPEGTVQYCDPARPFTYIEAVGRRRRWEVMLLPGDDPADFARPENVHALLGRWLAPDDAELERAVVYTFNSVIASRWRSGRLLIAGDAAHQTPPFLGQGLCAGLRDAANLSWKLAWVIEGRATPALLDTYQAELAPHVTHYIAEANRIGAIIQERDPDRARVRDATLLAQPQVLVPIRPRLGGDAATADPLAGTLAPQPRLGDGTLLDDAAPLRFVLLARPDIVDTVDPATRVIWSRADVVIVTDAAHDYLATIDAAAVLIRPDHYIFGTARTAEALDALTRTIPLAGAG, from the coding sequence ATGAACGCAATCTACGACGTCGCCGTCATCGGGTGTGGCCCGGTCGGCGCAACGCTGGCCAATCTGCTCGAGCGGCAAGGCCGGCGGGTGGTCCTGGTGGACCAGTTCGCCGAGGCCTATCCCCTGCCGCGCGCCACGCATATCGACGGCGAGGCTTTGCGCATCCTGCAGACCGCGGGCGCCGCCGACGCGCTGTCGCCGCATCTCGGCATCTATCGCCGCATGCGGTTCGAGGATGCCGATGGCGCAATGCTGATCGACTGGCCGCGCCCGGTCGAGCCGGGGATCCATGGCTGGCGCGACAGCAATCGCTTTCACCAGCCCGATCTCGAAGCCGCACTGCGCGCGCGTGCCGCGACCGTGGCGGGCATCGACCTGCGGCTCGGCTGGACGGTCACCGGCATCGCCCAGGATGACGACGGCGTCACGCTCACCACGTCCGCCCCCGATGGCGCGCTCGCGCCTATCCGGGCACGCTATGCGGTCGGCTGCGACGGCGCCCGGTCGCGCGTGCGACAGGCGATCGGGGCGGAAACCCGGACGCTCGCCCCGTCCGAACGATGGCTCGTCGCCGACCTCATTCTCCGCCCGGATGCCCCCGATCTTCCCGAAGGCACGGTGCAATATTGCGATCCCGCCCGCCCCTTCACCTATATCGAGGCAGTGGGTCGACGCCGGCGCTGGGAGGTCATGCTGCTGCCCGGCGACGACCCCGCGGACTTCGCCCGGCCGGAAAACGTGCATGCGCTGCTGGGCCGCTGGCTCGCGCCCGACGATGCCGAGCTGGAGCGCGCGGTGGTCTATACCTTCAATTCCGTCATCGCATCGCGATGGCGCAGCGGCCGGCTGTTGATCGCCGGCGACGCCGCGCATCAAACGCCCCCCTTTCTCGGCCAGGGTCTGTGCGCCGGTCTGCGTGACGCCGCCAATCTGTCGTGGAAGCTGGCCTGGGTGATCGAGGGTCGCGCGACGCCGGCGCTGCTGGACACCTATCAGGCCGAACTCGCCCCCCACGTCACCCACTATATCGCCGAGGCCAACCGGATCGGCGCGATCATCCAGGAACGCGATCCCGATCGTGCCCGCGTGCGGGATGCGACGTTGCTGGCGCAACCGCAGGTGCTGGTGCCGATCCGACCGCGGCTCGGCGGCGACGCGGCGACGGCCGATCCGCTCGCCGGCACGCTCGCGCCCCAGCCGCGGCTGGGCGACGGCACATTGCTCGACGATGCCGCACCGTTGCGCTTCGTGCTGCTCGCGCGTCCCGACATCGTCGACACCGTCGATCCGGCGACGCGCGTCATCTGGTCGAGGGCGGACGTGGTGATCGTCACCGACGCGGCGCACGACTATCTCGCGACCATCGATGCCGCGGCGGTGCTGATCCGCCCGGACCATTATATTTTCGGCACGGCGCGCACTGCCGAGGCGCTCGACGCCCTGACGCGCACCATCCCGCTCGCCGGCGCCGGCTGA
- a CDS encoding VOC family protein: MEVGHVGLYVSDFDRMLTFYRKIFGFAVTDEARSDSRSIAFLTADPTSHHQLVLVTGRPDSDQHLMNQLSFRLQTLAELQRVYKKLVDEGVPNLEPLTHGIAWSVYFPDPDGNRVEAYVDTPWYITQPHRTTIDLAAPEDEIVAQTEAMCRKAPGFTPMRQWSADVARDIATL, from the coding sequence ATGGAAGTTGGCCACGTCGGGCTTTACGTCAGCGATTTCGACCGCATGCTGACCTTCTACCGGAAGATCTTCGGTTTCGCGGTGACGGACGAGGCGCGCAGCGACAGCCGTTCGATCGCGTTCCTGACCGCCGACCCCACGTCGCACCACCAGCTCGTGCTCGTCACCGGGCGGCCCGACAGCGACCAGCATCTGATGAACCAGCTATCGTTCCGTCTGCAGACGCTCGCCGAATTGCAGCGCGTGTACAAGAAGCTGGTCGACGAGGGTGTGCCGAACCTCGAACCGCTGACCCACGGCATCGCCTGGTCGGTGTATTTCCCCGATCCCGACGGCAATCGCGTCGAGGCCTATGTCGACACGCCCTGGTACATCACCCAGCCGCATCGCACGACGATCGACCTCGCCGCGCCCGAAGACGAGATCGTCGCGCAGACGGAGGCGATGTGTCGCAAGGCACCCGGCTTCACGCCGATGCGGCAATGGAGCGCCGACGTCGCGCGCGACATCGCGACGCTCTGA
- a CDS encoding helix-turn-helix domain-containing protein translates to MNENIRALFRGISALRIVSDTGGTTCQQIANELGLSRPTVYRILETLVASGLVSVDGDKVYHPTFAVRALENGLTDRAWALWTATPTLAELQKEVVWTCEIATFEDYAMVRRDSMHLENPFRIDVRNFDDRPRSMLTSALGRAYLAFAPDQETDLILRHIERFGDPVDPEARVGTQTRAQLATVREKGYALEQRLAYPHVTSIAAPVRFRGRVLACIDVAWISRAIKVQEGIDQFVPALMRAQTEIERNLERDARD, encoded by the coding sequence ATGAACGAGAATATCCGCGCCCTGTTCAGGGGGATAAGCGCGCTGCGCATCGTCAGCGACACCGGCGGCACGACCTGCCAGCAGATCGCCAACGAACTCGGCCTGTCGCGTCCCACCGTCTACCGCATTCTCGAAACGCTGGTCGCCAGCGGTCTGGTCTCCGTCGACGGGGACAAGGTCTATCACCCGACCTTCGCGGTGCGCGCGCTGGAGAATGGCCTCACCGATCGCGCCTGGGCGCTGTGGACCGCGACGCCGACGCTGGCCGAGTTGCAGAAGGAAGTCGTCTGGACGTGCGAGATCGCGACGTTCGAGGATTATGCGATGGTCCGTCGCGACTCGATGCACCTCGAAAACCCGTTCCGCATCGACGTGCGCAATTTCGACGATCGACCGCGTTCGATGCTGACGAGCGCGCTGGGACGGGCCTATCTGGCGTTCGCGCCCGACCAGGAGACGGACCTGATCCTGCGCCATATCGAGCGGTTCGGCGATCCGGTCGATCCGGAGGCACGGGTGGGGACGCAGACGCGCGCGCAGCTCGCGACGGTGCGCGAGAAGGGCTATGCGCTCGAACAGCGGCTGGCCTATCCGCACGTCACCTCGATCGCCGCCCCCGTCCGCTTCCGCGGTCGCGTGCTCGCCTGTATCGACGTCGCCTGGATCTCGCGCGCGATCAAGGTGCAGGAGGGGATCGACCAGTTCGTCCCCGCATTGATGCGCGCGCAGACCGAGATCGAACGCAATCTCGAACGCGACGCGCGCGACTGA
- a CDS encoding maleate cis-trans isomerase family protein codes for MTNLDPSRASDPSRGKGFGWRLRLGMLLPSSNPVAEPEITRILPSGVSLNTTRLKLAGSTREDLLGMTEGVEAAVGLLSDAGIDRLLFNCTAVSTFDPEMGEALRLRMEAVAGRPAISTADGIVAAIRALGARRVMMISPYIAPVVEREVAFLRHCGVEVVHASGMGLKEGRAMSSVEPGEWYRQAMDQAGSGADLCFLSCTAIRVFGIIADLERDLGMPVMTSNQAMIWWCLREAGVRDPLPSLGRLAA; via the coding sequence GTGACCAACTTGGACCCCTCGCGGGCCTCGGACCCCTCGCGCGGCAAGGGCTTCGGCTGGCGGCTGCGGCTGGGCATGTTGCTGCCGTCGAGCAATCCGGTCGCCGAGCCCGAGATCACGCGCATCCTGCCCTCCGGCGTCTCGCTCAACACGACGCGGTTGAAGCTGGCGGGCAGCACGCGCGAGGACCTTCTCGGCATGACCGAGGGCGTCGAGGCGGCGGTCGGCCTGCTGAGCGACGCCGGGATCGATCGGCTGCTGTTCAACTGCACCGCGGTCTCGACGTTCGACCCGGAGATGGGAGAAGCGTTGCGATTGCGCATGGAGGCGGTCGCCGGACGCCCGGCGATCAGCACCGCCGATGGCATCGTCGCGGCGATCAGGGCGCTGGGAGCGCGCCGCGTCATGATGATCTCGCCCTATATCGCGCCGGTCGTCGAGCGCGAGGTGGCGTTCCTCCGGCATTGCGGCGTCGAGGTCGTCCACGCCTCCGGCATGGGGTTGAAGGAGGGGCGCGCGATGTCCTCGGTCGAGCCCGGCGAATGGTATCGGCAGGCGATGGACCAGGCCGGCAGCGGCGCGGACCTGTGCTTCCTCAGCTGCACCGCGATCCGCGTCTTCGGCATCATCGCCGACCTCGAACGCGACCTCGGCATGCCGGTGATGACCAGCAACCAGGCGATGATCTGGTGGTGCCTGCGCGAGGCGGGCGTCCGCGATCCGCTGCCGTCGCTCGGCCGGCTCGCCGCATGA
- a CDS encoding thiolase domain-containing protein: MSIRGKAHIAGVFEHPGRDLPDHSVQQIHAECAIGALADAGLSIRDVDGYFSTGQLGFGGVSLTEYLGLAPRYVDATFVGGSSYLSHVGHAAAAIAAGKCRVALITQGAKVRGVIRGNKHTADTPEFPFETVYGETNAGIYALAARRHMHDYGTTAAQLAAAKVTASEYAQHNPAALLRKLVTVDDVVHSPMIADPLHRLDCCVVTDGGGAIVVVAPEIARSLQRRSVTVLGHGEAIRHGGRGAIDFTSTGATISGPSALAEAGVALADIDYASIYDSFTITVIMTLEDLGFCKKGEGGAFVASGALRRDGAIPVNTDGGGLCNNHPGYQGGMVKIVEAVRQLRGEAHAETQVRDCELAIAHGTGGGMSRQASVSLILGREDA; the protein is encoded by the coding sequence ATGAGCATTCGCGGCAAGGCCCATATCGCCGGGGTCTTCGAACATCCCGGACGCGATCTGCCCGATCATTCGGTGCAGCAGATCCATGCCGAATGCGCGATCGGCGCGCTGGCCGATGCCGGGCTGTCGATCCGCGATGTCGACGGCTATTTCTCGACCGGGCAACTGGGCTTCGGCGGCGTCTCGCTGACCGAATATCTCGGCCTGGCGCCGCGCTATGTCGATGCGACGTTCGTCGGCGGCTCGTCCTATCTGTCGCACGTCGGCCATGCGGCGGCGGCGATCGCGGCGGGCAAATGCCGCGTCGCGCTCATCACCCAGGGCGCCAAGGTGCGCGGCGTCATCCGCGGCAACAAACATACCGCCGACACACCGGAATTTCCGTTCGAGACGGTATATGGCGAGACCAATGCGGGCATCTATGCGCTCGCCGCGCGGCGCCACATGCACGACTATGGCACGACCGCGGCGCAGCTCGCCGCCGCCAAGGTCACCGCCTCGGAATATGCGCAACACAATCCCGCTGCGCTGCTCAGGAAGCTGGTCACGGTCGACGACGTCGTCCATTCGCCGATGATCGCCGACCCGCTGCACCGGCTCGACTGCTGCGTCGTCACGGATGGCGGTGGCGCGATCGTCGTCGTCGCGCCAGAGATCGCGCGCAGCCTCCAACGCCGCTCGGTGACGGTCCTTGGCCATGGCGAGGCGATCCGGCATGGCGGTCGCGGCGCCATCGACTTCACCAGTACCGGCGCGACGATATCGGGGCCGAGCGCCTTGGCCGAGGCGGGCGTCGCGCTGGCCGACATCGATTATGCGTCGATCTACGATTCCTTCACGATCACCGTCATCATGACGCTGGAAGACCTCGGCTTCTGCAAGAAGGGGGAGGGCGGTGCGTTCGTCGCCAGCGGCGCGCTGCGCCGCGACGGTGCCATTCCCGTCAACACCGACGGCGGCGGGCTGTGCAACAACCATCCCGGCTATCAGGGCGGTATGGTCAAGATCGTCGAGGCGGTGCGGCAGCTGCGCGGCGAGGCCCATGCCGAAACGCAGGTGCGCGACTGCGAACTGGCGATCGCGCACGGCACCGGCGGCGGCATGTCGCGGCAAGCCAGCGTCTCGCTGATACTCGGACGGGAGGACGCATGA
- a CDS encoding Zn-ribbon domain-containing OB-fold protein, with protein MMADPTTRAGLPTPAPYVSPETRPFWSAAKAGRLVLPFCTGCGVAIWYPKAFCSACGSMHVDWREASGLATVYSHSHVHRGEGAYREAGSFVLALVDLDEGPRVLTNIVDIDPADVAIGQRVQVVFHDAGDEASLPRFAPMAPARAAAVHD; from the coding sequence ATGATGGCCGATCCAACGACACGCGCCGGCCTGCCGACGCCGGCGCCCTATGTCTCGCCCGAGACCCGGCCGTTCTGGTCGGCGGCGAAGGCGGGCCGTCTGGTCCTGCCGTTCTGCACCGGATGCGGCGTGGCGATCTGGTATCCCAAGGCGTTCTGCAGCGCCTGCGGGTCGATGCACGTCGATTGGCGCGAGGCGTCGGGCCTCGCCACCGTCTACAGCCACAGCCACGTCCATCGCGGCGAGGGCGCCTATCGCGAAGCCGGCAGTTTCGTTCTCGCCCTTGTCGACCTCGACGAGGGGCCGAGGGTGCTGACCAATATCGTCGACATCGACCCTGCCGACGTCGCGATCGGGCAGCGGGTGCAGGTCGTGTTCCACGACGCGGGCGACGAGGCATCGCTGCCCCGGTTCGCGCCGATGGCGCCGGCCCGGGCCGCGGCAGTCCACGATTGA
- a CDS encoding SRPBCC family protein, producing MKISQSIKLAAPADTVWTYVRDFYNFEEWQPHIVSTEKGEKDGERVVKMARGNTVLDRIATLDDDQRILAYEMVPDQILPPGVPRLEGFLATFKVNAAGESSQVDYSIAVEIPDAMKEMAEKGIGGDIAGALKGLADKFGTA from the coding sequence GTGAAGATATCCCAGTCGATCAAGCTCGCGGCGCCGGCCGATACGGTGTGGACCTACGTCCGCGATTTCTACAATTTCGAGGAATGGCAGCCGCACATCGTCTCCACCGAAAAGGGCGAGAAGGATGGCGAGCGCGTCGTCAAGATGGCGCGCGGCAACACCGTGCTCGATCGCATCGCGACGCTGGACGACGACCAGCGCATCCTCGCCTATGAAATGGTGCCCGACCAGATCCTGCCGCCCGGCGTGCCGCGCCTCGAGGGGTTCCTCGCGACGTTCAAGGTCAACGCGGCGGGCGAGAGCTCGCAGGTCGACTACAGCATCGCGGTCGAGATCCCCGATGCCATGAAGGAGATGGCCGAGAAGGGCATCGGCGGCGATATCGCCGGCGCGCTCAAGGGGCTCGCCGACAAGTTCGGCACGGCCTGA
- a CDS encoding helix-turn-helix domain-containing protein, giving the protein MTYKHIRSLSRGIEVLRYLNTVDGAHPSDICRSLDLPRPTVHRILETLGELTLIYQGPFSREFRVSPKVRELAQSRDQFGLIRHAAWPAMHALTSQVVWPSDIAVPQDHAMLIVESTHRISSMSADIGMIGQSRPMLVSPLGLAYLSHCGDAARDAILDDLYATATADDAFADRATIERALGDGRRDGFVICHDLAHRRCASMAVPVRVGGDVVACMNVVWHAAELTFDEARDQLGGPLMAARDRVEESLRDLIPAAAPGPDGGPGWARLAA; this is encoded by the coding sequence ATGACATACAAGCATATCCGGTCACTCTCGCGTGGCATCGAGGTCTTGCGCTATTTGAACACCGTCGATGGTGCGCATCCCAGCGACATCTGCCGCAGCCTCGATCTGCCGCGCCCTACCGTTCACCGCATCCTCGAAACGCTCGGCGAGCTCACCCTGATCTATCAGGGGCCGTTCTCGCGCGAATTCCGCGTGTCGCCGAAGGTGCGCGAGCTCGCGCAGTCGCGCGACCAGTTCGGCCTCATCCGCCACGCGGCATGGCCGGCGATGCACGCGCTGACCTCGCAGGTCGTCTGGCCTTCGGACATCGCCGTGCCGCAGGACCATGCCATGCTGATCGTCGAATCGACGCACCGGATCAGCTCGATGTCCGCCGATATCGGCATGATCGGGCAATCGCGGCCGATGCTCGTCAGCCCGCTCGGCCTCGCCTATCTGAGCCATTGCGGCGATGCGGCGCGCGACGCGATACTCGACGATCTCTATGCCACCGCCACGGCGGACGATGCGTTCGCGGACCGGGCGACGATCGAACGCGCGCTTGGCGACGGACGGCGTGACGGCTTCGTCATCTGCCACGATCTCGCGCATCGCCGGTGCGCGAGCATGGCGGTGCCGGTCCGCGTCGGCGGCGACGTCGTCGCCTGCATGAACGTCGTCTGGCATGCCGCCGAACTGACGTTCGACGAGGCGCGCGACCAGCTCGGCGGACCGCTCATGGCGGCGCGCGACCGGGTGGAGGAAAGCCTGCGCGACTTGATCCCCGCCGCCGCCCCCGGTCCGGACGGCGGACCGGGCTGGGCGCGGCTCGCCGCCTGA